Below is a genomic region from Prunus persica cultivar Lovell chromosome G3, Prunus_persica_NCBIv2, whole genome shotgun sequence.
taAAAAACATTCTTAATGGAGCAATTCAAAtgagaaaatatattaaacatTGAAAATACAACACAAAGGTTATATATACAAACATTAGATTCTTGTTTGTGCCTTGCTGTTTTCAGTTACATTTCATCCTGAAAATAATTCAAAGCAACAATTGATGCACTCAAAACAAGCAAGGGCAGCGCAGACTTGCGTAAGAAGAATTGCACACTGGTTGTTCATGTGTGAACAAGTCCTAATGAAACACATGCAACAGACGCGATCAAGTACTTGGCTACAGCAGTTGGAAGCAGCCTTAAACAAGAGCTCCGTTGGATCAGCTGGCTTTACTTCTTCGCTTGCCGGTGCTTTATTCTCAACCGTTGCCTTCAAGTTACCGAACCCAACACCCAGGTTTCCGAGGACTATGACCTTCTGGCGATTTGACTCCGTCTTGTTCAGCTGGGTAAATTTGTTGTAGACCTACTTGGGAAGTAGGAACAATGTGATTACGTTTTGTTGTTGCTAAGCAATAAGATATTACTTTTTTGATCAATTAGGGGAAGGGGCATTCGATCTTAAAATTAGACCAATAGATAGTTGGTCAATAAGAGATTACTTAGATTTGATGTGAGAGCTAACTGGTAAAAGGACCTAGAAAATTACAAGGTATGGGTGGCTAGCTAAGATTTAAAAGACATGGGAAGAGCCTGAAGATGCATACCCCTTGTATCGTAACGGATTCCGGCACCCTCTTCCCGTTATCAGTCTGCAGACTCTGCACTAGTATCATGCAAGTGTACTCAGATGGGACCCCGGTTTGTTTGCTCATTTTGGAAACCTACAGCCAAAGCAGATTGGACAATTGTGATTGATGTCAAATGAATACATAAGTCAGGACTCGGCTACAAAAATATGAACATCATCATTCGCGTTAACACTTAATAATGCATCTACCAAAGGACCGTTAAACTATATTCAGAGATAACATGAAATTTGAATAGGAAAACAATGAGGGTTATGGTCTTTGCTTAGCAACGAACCTTCTCTTCCAGCTCTTTACTTCCCAATAACCAGGCATGAGCTGTAAGCATGTCAATGTGCCTTCTCGCAAGCACCTGttccaggaaaaaaaaaacaggtaaGTCCACTTatttgaagagaaaagaagagaaaaaatggtAAGTTCACTAATATCAATAGTACGTGCAGGGAAGGGCAGCAAATTATTGAATACTATGGTTCTACACaacatttttcaatttcatatcaCATATAAGGTACAAGGTCGGTACCCGATCAAGTGGAAATTCCTTGGATCTTTGTACTTTCAAGTCTATGACAAAATTACTCATATCAGCCAAGGTACCACGAACTTTGATGGAGTCGGGAAAACTTCCCTCATATCTGCCTGATATGATCAATGGACTCCCAGATGAAAGGTCTGGGATATGAGATGGAAACAGCTGCAAGGAGGATCAAAGAAGAAGTACGACGTACCACTATGCAATTAGAAATTGGAATAcacaatttttattaataaaagaaaCCAATAGGAATATACAAAGTCCTCCAAGTAAAATAGACAATAATATCAATAATCCTCAAAAGACAAACATGGAACACAAAATTTCAGCCGACGTCCAAATCTAGCATACCTCAAGCGAATCGAGACATTCTAAAGCGTCGATGGTTATATTGGCAAGAATCACTGATGAAGCACTTGTGAATAGCCTTTGCATTTTGTAGTCAATTGAatctggaaaaataaaatgaatcaTATAATAAGAGATCCCTATTTCAACAGTAAATAACAAATTTGCAGATTGAAAATAACTTTATTTAGCATTTAGTTTGCCTGTGACAACAAACTTTTTCACAAACACTTTGTTAGGAATCTCTCTTGAGGTAGACTGAGGTTCATTACAATACAATATTGCAAGTCTACCACTAGGTCAGTGGACAAGAGCGTCTACCAAAATGTCAAaccccaaaaataatatatatagaagTATCTACTTGTACACAgatgcgagagagagagagagagagagagagagagagagatatatatatatatatatatattcttgtaATGCTCTTAACCAAGActtcataatttttatatcatcaaacaatattaaaatcagtacttacaaaagaaaaattacgtAATTTTGTATAGATGACTTGTTATCGTGGTGAACGATGATGAAAtcacaataaaataaaggggGAACGAAACTCACCTGCATCATAAGCAGCATCATAGTAACCCCTCCCAATTTGGGCTAGCATTTGCAGGAAGTAATGATTACAATATAAACCTGGCAAGAAATTTCAGAAACATTAAATTCTAAAACTCTAAAATAAAGATAGTAAGAAGATTTGTCAAGATTACAACAGTTATCGAAACAGCTAAAGGAATCTTTACCTATGCCAAAAGTAGATATGCGAGGACAAACCGAACCAGCACTTGTAAGGTAACCTTTCATAATAGTGCAAATCTCCCTTTCATCTTCAACAGCCCCATCAGTAATGAGGAAAATGAAAGGAATTGAATCACTGGTTTTGGCCAACAACTGCATAGCCTAAAGTAAACCAGATCACAGGATACAAAATCAGATACTGTTCgaagagtgtgtgtgtgtgtgtgtgcacaGTTGAATATTGGACATGTAAAACTCAACATGTTATGCATGGCATATAGTGAGTACAGAGATGTAAAAACGAAAGCTCAACAGAAATATAAAGATCTCTGATTTTTATTATAACCAATTAAAGATTATTGTTTAACTCAAAGAGACAAATCATTTGAATACAATTGATTGGTCAGTGGTCACTAGGAAGAGGAGTTAGCATACCTGTTTGAGGGGAAGCAAGATATTTGTACCACCATTTGCAGTAAGATTAGTGCTAGCCCACTCCTTAGCTTTTAGCATTGCTTCATTTGTTGCCAGCTCCATTGATGCTGAGAATAAGTGAACCTCTCCATTGAAAGCTATAATGTTGAAAGTATCATCTCGGTTGAGATTAGAGAGTGACGCCAATAGTGCAttctttgcattttcaagAGGGTCTCCCAGCATGCTTCCACTTATatcaataataaatataacttCCTTTTTGAAAAcctatataaaattaaactgGGATTACACATTTGCGAAAAAGACTGCAAAGCCTCTgttcaaaaatcaaaaagggttTGGGACTCTGGGGCAAGATGTTTAACAAAATGGAACTGGCAATTTGACCTTCTTTTAGGAGTGACAATGCCAGTAAAGACTCAACGTAACATGATCAAGATGCATTCCTCCCCCGCATATTCACCCGTGGACTCACTCTTGCCCTTCCCTCCCACCCTCCCTTTAATTGGGatttcctctgttttcttaAGCAATGAATAGGTAGTATATTAGAGCTAACGAACCTTCCTAGTCTGGCTATTTCCGGGGAATAGATAGAAGCAAAACATCTCTCTATCGTCAAAATCACGAAGTGATGGGGATTGCAAAAGCACACCACCAAATAAGTCACTTGAACAAACCTGTAAATACAGCCACCAACATAGATTAATTACACATGTATCATTACTGCTTTATAACCATCATTTTCCCAAAACACTATTCAGAACTGGTGAATATTTAAAGATCCattcaaaacacaaacaaaaattcaaagtcTTACAGTGTATGAAAAGCTGAAGCCTGCACTTGACCATGATGATACCTCTGCTTCATATGAAAAACTCAATCTACCACTTTGGCGCCTAACTTCCTGGAAATAATAAATCAACATCAGTTCAAGTGTGTCCAGGCCTAAGTGGGACTTATGAAAATGATTTACCTTAAGAGGATGGCTGGTACTTTGGCATAAAACTTCTGCGTCAATACCCGTATTCACATTCAACAAAATCTTTTCTcctttcacattttttttcgACACGGGATTGACACATGCTGGAAAACTAAAAGGTATACTGAGGGAAAACTGGCCAGCGTGATACAACAATTTCTGAGACCATCGAATTTTGAATGAAAGGAAGGAGCCTCCGTCAATCTGAAATATACAATATATTGTAAGAACATATTCAATAAAGAGTAagctactcttaccacatttgtataccacattctcataccaccttatgtggcaaatGAAGTGGACATTCACATCAACTAAAAAGTatcaataaatcataaaagaaaataaaatgttacattaattttaattgatgtggttgtccaactcatctgccacataaggtggtatggaaatgtggtaagagtagtaTTATTCTTCAATAAAAGTTACAAAAGTTCACTGCTGGTCACCGCAAGTTGAAATCTAACCTGTGGGACTTTTAGGGTGTATATCTGGCGTTTCAGAAAGTACCCATCTTTGGCCACTTTCTCCTTATTTGTTGTGTCTTCTGCTGTGATTAGTTGAGTACTATATGATCTTCCGGTAATTTCAGCCTCAACACCTAGAAGTGAACCCTGTTAGCCACATGATGTTTTTCTtgagaatttaaaaaatatagctTCATCCCTCAGAGGAAAAGTAAATTCACAAACATCTATATAGCATGAAATAACCAACCAATCTTTCTAATATTAACAAGACAATTAGAAATTTACCATGTACCATATATTCTACTCGTATCTCATCCCAATTCCAATTACTAATCTCTTCAACTTTCTTAATTTGGATTAACTATTAGCACAGCCCATCACTTTCTCTTCAACATCAATGAAACTACAACACTCTTCATCaattcactcttttttttttatggaccAAATAAATACACAGTTTCTAGTTCTATACAATCCAATTCGTCAAGAAAATTCGAACTACCTTATCGCCCATCGGTACCGCGACGCGACAATCGCACCTCTTTCCCGCGGAAACACAATGCACGCGCCACGTGCCGTTCACAGTAACGAACGCAGTGTCCAAATAGCTCTCGATTTCCATAGCTATCCCATGCATATGCAGAGGTATCAAAGCCGGCGGCTCACACATGCCGTGAACGTACGGCTGGTAGCTCGGAATGTCCGGATTATCCACGACTGAGGGGTCGGGTACGACCGCGTATACCATCGGAGCCTCCGGCAAGTACGACTCCGACGACCTGGTCATCGCCGACGGGTCTGGAACCGACTCTTTGCCGTAGAACACCCGCTTCGAGAGCCCGAGGCCGTACTCGACGCAGCTGGAGAACTCGGCGGCCATATCGCCGGCGGAGGTTTTCCGGCGAAGGTGATGTCCTCGCAGCTAGAGGTGGTGATGGTTTTCAAGGAGATGCGAGTGTGAGAGGTAGGCGAAGGCCATTTTAAATAGCTGAGGCCTTTTGGCTTTTGAAGGGCagttagaagaagaagagagtgaAGGCGAAGAGGGACGAACGCAGAGCTGGagggaaaattaatttttttattaactgTGAAATTAATGGATTATTTAATGGTGAAATGACGAATGGGCGGATGCCACGTGGTGGAATTATCTCGTGCAGAGCTTTTCACCAGATAAAGACAATTCGAAGGGGACAGGTCATTTACGTGGAGGGTGGGATCATGTGCGGCGACGTTCGATGAGGAAGTCCTGTGCTCCCTAATGGGACCCTACCTACCTACGATGCAGCCAAGGAGCCAGCCAACCACTGCCATTGCCAACTGTGTtaatacttttatttatttatgaacaaCTGgctaataatttcaatattttcagCTTCAATTGTTTTAAAAGGTAATTACTTTcttaaaactttttttgttggtgacCAATGAAAAAGGACAATAACCTGTACATCGGTAGTTTCATGTTTGAATTTCATGACATTTTGAATCATTTATTAAGAGCATTCATAAttatgctctctattttttagttaaattttagctaaaaacatataaaattattttaggagctctctataaaatttaaactccaaTTATGCTCTATAGTTTA
It encodes:
- the LOC18783935 gene encoding inter-alpha-trypsin inhibitor heavy chain H3, with the protein product MAAEFSSCVEYGLGLSKRVFYGKESVPDPSAMTRSSESYLPEAPMVYAVVPDPSVVDNPDIPSYQPYVHGMCEPPALIPLHMHGIAMEIESYLDTAFVTVNGTWRVHCVSAGKRCDCRVAVPMGDKGSLLGVEAEITGRSYSTQLITAEDTTNKEKVAKDGYFLKRQIYTLKVPQIDGGSFLSFKIRWSQKLLYHAGQFSLSIPFSFPACVNPVSKKNVKGEKILLNVNTGIDAEVLCQSTSHPLKEVRRQSGRLSFSYEAEVSSWSSAGFSFSYTVCSSDLFGGVLLQSPSLRDFDDREMFCFYLFPGNSQTRKVFKKEVIFIIDISGSMLGDPLENAKNALLASLSNLNRDDTFNIIAFNGEVHLFSASMELATNEAMLKAKEWASTNLTANGGTNILLPLKQAMQLLAKTSDSIPFIFLITDGAVEDEREICTIMKGYLTSAGSVCPRISTFGIGLYCNHYFLQMLAQIGRGYYDAAYDADSIDYKMQRLFTSASSVILANITIDALECLDSLELFPSHIPDLSSGSPLIISGRYEGSFPDSIKVRGTLADMSNFVIDLKVQRSKEFPLDRVLARRHIDMLTAHAWLLGSKELEEKVSKMSKQTGVPSEYTCMILVQSLQTDNGKRVPESVTIQGVYNKFTQLNKTESNRQKVIVLGNLGVGFGNLKATVENKAPASEEVKPADPTELLFKAASNCCSQVLDRVCCMCFIRTCSHMNNQCAILLTQVCAALACFECINCCFELFSG